The sequence CTTTCACATTCATATATAGCAACGCAAAGATTTACATAGCGTGAATCCGGATCGTTTTTCGTCGGACGCGTAAACGATTTTCCGTATTTATAGGCGCAAGCGATGCGTCCACTGTAAGCTGCGCTTATATTCAATGGTTGACCAGTGATATCAATAGTAGATTCTTGATCTTTCCTCGTCATTTCCCACTCACACCATTCATAATCAAGCTTGTTGTCCGGTTTCTTCGTCACTTTGCATTTCCAAAAACGCACAGTACTATCGCTACAGGCTGTCACGATAATATATGGTGCGAAGCAAGCAGGATATATTGAGGAACTACTCAAATGTCCCGCGGCAGGAGCAGCATGAATCACTTCTACACCGTCGGGTAACGGCAATTCTTGCGTGCAAACTTTTGTAGTAGTGATGAGAACGTGGCTGTTTTGATGGCGACGAGATAGAAACGTCGAGTCTAGATCGGCCTGACTTTCACGACGACTCCGGCCGCCAGTTTGACTGGCTCTGCGTGATCGTCTACCTTCCGTATGGCTTAATCTACCGGGTGTTCCCTCATCATCTTCGTCCTGAACTAAGTGAGAATCTGGCACATACATCATCGAGCCTGATAAACCGGTAGTTTCCGGTTGTGATGCTATTACCAATCGCCACATGTGCACGGTTGTGCCCTGCTGTGTACGCTCAAGAACTACTATGTAAAATGGCTCTTCAAAGATTGCAGATTGCTGTAGGTCCACCATAGCATCCAATGTGGATTCCATGAGTCCTAAGTCGTTGGCTGATGTGTCGATACCGGGCTGTTTCTCATCACTTCTCTCGCCTGTGATCAATTGCTCTTGAAAGACGTGGAGAAACTGCGTATTCTGCCAATCGTGAGTGGCGTCTGAAATAGCATCAAGTTGTATAACGCATCCTGGTCTCGCAGTCGATTGCTGAGACACTATTTTTATCCTGTCATGAATAGAGTGCCTGACACCATCATCCGATGACATATCTGTCGAGAGACTAGCCATGGAATCCATCATTCTGCTTCTTCTCTCACTGATCGATACCTCTGCCAGTAATGTTCTAGCATCAATGACAGCTTGATAAACTCTTAAACATTCTCCATCACTAGCTACGAAGCAGGCACTGGGAGAATTGGATAAATTACCCAATGTCGTGCTTGGTAATAATGTTGGAATCCAGGCTACGTTACTAAACGCCGATATCTCAGGTGAGTTAATACGTGCCAATTCAGAAACTCCACCGCTCTTAGATAAAGGTCCTACAGCATCTACGCGCCATAATATCAATTCGCTGCAAAATCCAGTGGGCGACATGATATCCTTATCCTTACATGAATCATGTTTGCTACTGAGATTTTCGTGCGATTCCGTTGATTGAGTACCAGAAAATTCGGGTATATTGTGATGGGAAGTTGTCACAAGTAGAGGTAAGACGGGATGGCAAGTGATGTCGTTTACACGGAAGCGATGTCCGGAAGCTCTACATGCATGTCCTATGCTTAACACTTgcgaaaattttgttttatccgCAAACGTTAACTGCCATAAATTCAAAGTACCATTTGAGTGCTTTGAAACCATAGAAACAATGGGACTGGGATGAGCCAACAGATCTGCGTCTTGCCCATTTTTATTACTCTCCAATGCATTAGTTTCAGTTTTCGTTTGATTTTGATcgtttaaattttctatatttttcaataattcctGACCTGCTTTTGAGGTCAAGGTAGACTGTTCCTCGTCTTGCTCTATAAGACTGGGTAAAGGAGTCACGGCTTCACTAGGGTCGCTTTTTGTCGAAGACTTCGCAACTTCGCGAATATTCAATAAAGGTCCACCAGTATTATGAGAGTACATTGATACATTATGACTCATCGTCGATGCATCGCCAAGCGGGAATGCATTTGGAATACGAGTGGAAAATGAAATTTGTGCCTGACGAAAAGATCCAGGATGATACTCGTCCAACCATTCAATATGCCAAATCAAAAAACTCCCGTCTATTGGATGTATCGAGAACAACAAATCTGGATTGTGATGCCAGTCACGCAGCAATGTTTCTATCTTTGTGTCTAATGAATCTGGTGCGTGGTTCATTGTAGATGTTGCATCCGTTGCTATAGAATTAATGGATGTTGTATTGCTGTAacgtatttttgttttaataaaatagaattttatatatgttgatataattaataagaaaaaaagaaaatttgaatatgTACCTAAGACTGGGATGAGAGTGCACACTGTGTGCTAAACTGTGATGAGATGAGGTAGTATGTGCGGTATGATGTTCATCGCTACTGTGCTCTTCTTGACTCATTGATCGACCACCGACAACCGGTTTTTGAGCGGTTTGCAGTCGAACTCCTTtttctaaaacaaatattattattaataattgtagctttttaaaacaattttcaaaaatatatgcaataagATAAATCAAATGCATACTCGGGGTACATTCATCTTCAGAATCATGTTCCACATGTTCAGCATCTTGATGTTGCAAACCTTCCTCTTTTTCCACTACTTTACGAGTTAATtcttgcaatatattttcagCTTGCATGGTGAAGTgcatttctttgttatttagccagtgtaaaataaaatttggttCTCTTTCGGGATCTCCAGTGATTAGGCTTGGTACTAGTGGTATATCTATAACATGAACGTATACTATCCACTGACAATtaccaatattttaataatattattcagaaGAATGTAATACCAACGtaacaaatatcaaaataaaaataaaacctttacattactttatgtattacataattaacatTACCAGTTTCTGCGTTGATACTTGCTGCTAAGTGAAAATGCATTCCAGGATAATGACCAGAAGTTTGATAATTGTTATGGAAATCGTGTACAGAATATGTAGACGGAAGCGTTGGTAAAGTCGGTGCAGTATGACCAGCTTGATGTTGCTGCTTAGCATGGCGTCGAATATGAAAACATGTTCTACAGAAAGaagaaagttttatttattatcttatttcacCAAAATTTCATacacattaattaattgtaaaaatagaaCTGTACTTTAAACTGtactttgtattttaaaataataaaaaaatgttttttatacttCATATGTTTGAGTCGTTGCATAAATCGATGTTTGTGCATGTTATGATGACGATGTTTGCCATGGTGACCATGCCTGTCAGAACCCTCAAACTGACTCATATTAGCTAAACCTTCAATCTCAGGTGGTATAGTTTCTGCCCATACTCGACAAATATTATCGCGACAGGAAGTAACCAACATATTGGATACAGAGCCTctgtaacaaaaaaacaaaaaaaaaaaaattaaaagcaaatatcatttacttattatataatttaatatatataaattgataatctTTTGACTACAAAGAGTCATTTCATAATAGTTCAAATAgtatattcattatatatatatgtataaaaaattattatgattgtTTTATtcgtataaatattcatttaagattaaatatataaaattaaatatttcaattttactaGCAAGAAAGAATGATATTAAAGTAGAATAGTGTTTTGTTGTGTTATTCACAAATAACATCAGTTACCACTTAATTGTTGACTTACTTTGGCATATATTTACTTGTCTTGCGCCAAGAAAGGTGTGTTACAGCACGTGGGTGTGCAACATAAACAAAACTAAAATTGTCACTACCCACAGATTGAGAAAAACTTGTATGATCTAAGCTTCTTGCTGGAAACACTGGaaacaaagaataaatttataataactgttcatagatataaaaagatcattaattatataatatatacaatttaataaaaatacatacattgtTTATTTTCGAACCATATTTTGACTAATCTATCATTCATTCCTGTTGTTGCAAACAAAGTGCCATCGGGACTAAAACTCATAAGATGGACTGGTGTAGCTGTACGACATTTCCATACACAATTCCAACCACCCGGATCATTTGCAACAGACATGTCCCCAGGCCCAGGACTCTCAGCTTCTCCCCCAATTGAGAATGTTACTGTACCagctgttaaaaaataaatttgttttaatatagtataattgtttatggacacaataaaatacatatctggaactcaaataaaataagctaaatatttaatagcatctttataatacaaaaaaatattttatatcattcgtgtgtaaaatttttaatatattttgcaataataatgtgcacTCATATCGCAATAGCaagatgtattattaaaaatttcaatgtaGCAAgcttaagaattaaaaaatctttaaaatatattaaaataatcaatctTTATCTATTTGcaactaatatatatatatgtaaaacaaaatcaCAATATTTGCAATAACATCAGTCACagaaataactttatttggTTCATTTGCAGATGCATTCATTCTAATTCTCTAGTTCTCATTGTTATTGGTTAAGATAATcagataattgtattttttataattataaattcaatgcGTTAGTAAAGCTGTAAAATGTTAACATGCAAAGCTGTACGTTCATTCTCGAAACGAATGAACTCACGATCCTGAGAAGTATTTGCTGTAACATTATGATTTCCAGTTGTGCTGATTTCTTCTGTTTTCGGCTTTGTAGCTGTAGGTAATGTTGCTGTATCAAGTAATGAGAAACATgataattctaatattttaaaagtttaagtatcaaatatatatttcaagtaCTCATAaggaaaaattcaaatatttataagggGAAAGAAATCATATATCTTATATCATGCAaatgtaaaatcttttatcaCAGAATATCAATACATTTTAGTCCAATTCGGAGAGATAATTTCTCATTATTGTACAAGATCCATttaaaatatcagttttattgaaaaaagaatcTAAGAAAGTAAACTTACTATGTTCTTCTTGAAATGGCGTGATATTTTGATGCCATAATTGTAACAATTCGCCACCTGTTAATAATCTTGTTCCTTCTAAATTCCATGATAAAGAAGTAATATTTGATTCTGTTTGCAGACTTCCTGTTTGAACCCATCTGTATTCTAATTgctgtaaaaaacatttagaaaaaataagtagaaaaaaagtaaagaatttTAAGCATATGTTCTTaagtacatatttataataaaaaaataaaacagaaaagagTATTAATACAAACGTGTGAACAGGTGCTGTGTATAAGTGGCGTTGGCTCAAAAATGCAAACTTGATTTTCATAGGCTGCGGCTATTTTTCCTGTATCCGTACTACAGTCTAGACAGCTGATCCTGATATAATTGTGCACAGCTCCAGGAATTATTTGAACTCGTTCGAAATTATTGGCCAAAATCACAATATTGCAACCAGCTGCGTATGCctgaatacataaagataataaatcataatttattaaatattttttaactcttgtattttcaaatagtttttaaacCTTATCATATTAACTTATCATATCTTGATTCCATATCTTTCAATGTGATATACTATCactttaattgttttgataaagttttttaacaaCTAATTGCAAAACGTTTAGCAAAAATGATCAATATTGTAATTCGCatcgcataaaaaaatataagatatagcATGTAGAACGACAAAAGGTATACATTTTCGTCGTTTGTCAAGGAAAATCCGCGAACTCGCGAACGTCTCACGTTCGTATGGTTAATCAAAGTGTCATTCGATCAGCTGACTTCCATAATGCGAGAGTAAGTATCGACTTTTGCGATCGCATACAAAATACGAAATTTCGCTGACGATGTCGGCCGTGGGGCTCGACCGATCGCCAAGGACGCGCCGTATCGGCGCACCGCCATCGTTGGCGGAACCTCACTGGCACTTACGGTGAAGGATATTCCCTCGACGGAGCCGACTGCGTAGCAGCGATCACCCGCATTGCAGGCGCCGCTGAGTATCTGATGACAATTCATGGTACCGCACGCgtcgcacacacacacacgcgcgagACGTTAGATCATCGTCCGGCGGCGCGATCCGCCGCTCCGTCCGCGCTCGTGTCGAAGCTGTGCGCCCACCCAATGTgcgtcgacgtcgacgtccGGGTCCGGGCGTCGCACGGTCCGGCCCCTCGTCAGTCTAAGGCTCCGCTATCCCCCGAAAGAGACGCGTCACGCGCCTTTCAAGATCGACGCGACACGATGATCGGGCGGCCGCGACGCGGCCATCTTTAAATCGACGTCCACACGAGCGACATTGTCGTCGCGAGCGGCTGTGTGCGGATGACTGGCCGAAGGTGGCTTCCGGAGCGAACGATCGCGCCGACGAcggccgcgcgcgcgtattgCGAATTCGCGTATCGATATGCCGCTGACGACTTAAGACTTGAGCCTCCCACGTCGCTTCAGCGAAAGGCAGATGGGGATGATATAGATAGATGATACAATTAGATAatctataaattatgaaaaaacgTTGGGGTATGAAATCGATcctcaaattaacatttctacaaaataatgatctatcataattaataatgtttcaaaaatatggaTCGGGTATGgaacagtaaaaataaaaatttaattattctatccATTGTACCCAATTGTGgatctttttgtttttaaagaatgaGTATTCGAATTTAATGAGTAATTCggatttcttttataattcaaatattagtGCAACGTCTATCAATcgaatgcaaaatttaatttaattgcacaATTGCGCTCTGTAGTTACTTTTTCTGGTTCTTCTAAATACATGTAATCTATTATAGTAACATGAAATTGCAGTGACAACTTTTGCAGCAAAAATAATTGACTGAGAGATTAACACTGacggaggaggggggggggaggaaaggATCGGTCTTTTGTAGACGTTATATACATTGTAATCGCTTGCGGCAGAAACTCGCTTTAAGCGAGGCAGGTGAACAACACGTGTAACGTGCATGTCGCTCACGTAAACAACGTCGTAACggcaaaagaagaaaaatgccCGCTAGTTGTAATCGAGCGGCGGCGAGCTTCttcggggaaaaaaaattattcaccaTGCGATCACCATCGATCCTTTGTTATTAACCGCCTCCGTGCTATATTTAGCGGCGCGGTGTGTCTTTCCGAACCCCGTGTCTTTTTACTACAAAGCGTAATTGAGGCGCCGGTGAACAATAGGAAAGATCTTGAGAAGAGGAGAAATCGAGAATTGGGTTTGGAATTTTGACGATTCGAgaggggaaagagaaagagttcATCCTGCATTTGGAATCGACGTGGAATGGCGATGCGATTGCTTATCTCGGGAGAAACTGACACTCGGCTATATATGCGCGTGTCATTAATTGCGACCAGTTGACATCAATTATGAAGGCATATGCTGGCACTGTGTCCCTAATGATGTAACCGAGCGGAATGCTTGAAAAATATTCGTACAGCTCGCATTTCGCAGGCTGACAAATGTCATATTTGACTCTGTACACGGTATGCGATATTTGCGTGTGGTCTAAGTTTTGTTAAAACTTAGCGAAAGAATTGTTCAAgctgtaatattaaagaaaatatataactgataataaaattatgttgagCGATAGGGACGCGATTATTTCAGCAGATGCAGAATCAACAAGTATCTCATTCATACTTCTAACGGTGAACAACGTGCAATTCTAGATAAACGGTCATTTCTCCAattcgaggaaaaaaaaaacataatttttaaacagaattattaaaacactGGATTAAGAGCTtcgcatattaattttacaatagaaaCCTGGGTTATGGCTTGACATAGAATAAATCTGTAGATTGCGAAACAAGTTTCTAATTCATCCTCTCTTCGGGATCATGTGGGTAATCAGCGAGTGTGTTTGCGCGACGGTTCATATTACGAAGTGAAATTTCACCTTGCTCCAGTCCGGGTTGACAGACTTAGCGTATCCGCAAGGTAAGAACCGTAAATGCCGTGTGTGCACGCGCATGTGTACACATCGCGTAGATAAGAGAGGCACAGAAGcgaagatatataaaaacctAATAGCTGCTTGGCTCCCCCGACGCATGCTCCGTTACAGGGCCTGACTGTGGGGTGATATCCAGTCGGGTAACAGAGCTTCGTCTGGTCCGCGTCGATCATTACCTGACGGAGCGCAGAGCCCGTCGAGGACGCGACGGGAGAGAGGATGAGGGCTTACTCGTCTCTAACCGTGCTATCTTTATGCCCCGTTCGGCGTCGCGAGTACTGAGAAACACCGTCCCCGTGTTTCCACCCCGGGATCAAGAGAGCCAAGTCCATGTCTGGGAAGCGTCGACGAGTCCCCTGGATCCGGAGGATTCCGTCAGAGCGACCGGCTGTTTGTCTGGCTGGACAACGTCGGGTCCGGGGTATTGTCAGCGATTAAATAAACGCGGCCGACCCCGACTGTCGACTCGCCCTGGGCCTGCAGCCTTGGACGACCAGCGACCACGTCATCGGCATCCCCGGGATACCTGCACGCGCGTGTACGTTAGGGACCAGTGTGTGCTGTATATATGGTGTcggtgtgcgtgcgtgcgcggtGAAACAACACACACCACCTGTGGCACATCCGTCATCCGCCGTCGTATTTACGTTGCTGTCTCTCTGTCACGCGTATTGCGTTAATTGGAAATTCAGAAATGATACCGTTCGTCCAAGACAAAACCGTTTCAAATGCAGATTGGATGCTGGAATCGTAACCGGTGTAACTTCGGTGAGTTCTACCGACGTGCGAGCGTGCGAAATGGATTCGGTGTGGACAATAAATCGGATAGATGAAGGAATCACACACGCACGTAGATAGAATAATgtacgcattttttttttcaaacatggAAAGCAACTTAGAGCATTTGCTATCGTAACATCCAGAAATATATGCAATACagtatattttagaaattttgttcaacattaaatgtattttatagttaaaaataattaccaattactgtgaaataattataagattatCCGTATCGTTCACCATcggatttttatcttttattaaattactttagtTATCACACTATATGCTTCTTACGCATAGAATTTTCCAaggtaattaaatgtttgtggcatatataaatttaaaaaattttcgcacAAGATGTTCTCGTTTGACTGAAAACAATTCTAATTGAAAAGGACTTAGGACGCGGGAATTGCCATCATCGATGACACTATGACCAATCAGATGTCCATATCATTCCATTCCACCACCAATATGGACGAACACGAGAGGAACTTGATGACAGGAACGTTGGAGCAGAGAAAAGAGGCCTTCAAGGAAGATGAGGAGCTTATGAGGGAAACCACGAAATTCATCAGCGAAGTGATAGAGACTGCCGCTACAGAAGCTTCGAAAAGAAAGCTTCAATCGGAGGTAAACGAAcccacattttattatttaataagaaaaatttcacaATGACAAACGaagatacattaattattaatgaccATCTATTTATAGATATCGACAATATTTCCTTTTTGTGTTTCAGGGAGCTAACGCAGGTGAAGGTAAGTACACATCGATTTTACATTCTTACGActcaaatattattctaatttacGGGATTGAAACATTCTCAATTAATTCGTGTCGGCTGTAACGAAGGAAAAGAAGCATATAAATGAAAcggtaaatattttacattctcgAGAGGTAGCAGAAGAAAAAGTAGGTAAAGAGTGTGCAAAAAGAGGCAGATAGTTCGATAAGTGTAGACGGCTAGATCGCTAGAtagagataattaaagaaattaattagtgaATATATAGGTCAACagataataatcaaataagcATAATAACTTACTCAACGGGAGATTTGAATCAGCTTAAGTACAAGTGTGCTTATGTTCGTCTAATATCTCGGTTGTTGGTAGTTGATATAAAAAGTCATTGTATAGAAAAGATTAACGAGACAAACAAATTAACGAGGCAAgcaagattttatataaattaatcgtttcAACGTGTTTGTTTTAAGTGCACGTATTATTAACTTGTTTTCTTTCACAATTTCTTCCTCACACGTTTTCTCGCGCCATCAATAGCAACGGAGATATTTCAGATGATTCAAAGTTGGGTGGGACACCCCGTAGAGCTACTTGCAAAGTAGAACGTCgcgcaattataattatctttcgagattgatatttataacacATTGGCcattcgtgtgtgtgtgtacaggTAGTAGATTGAAGGGTGGCGATACCATCGCTGGCTGGAACAATCGAGCGCGTGGATTCTGCAATCGTATTCTGAATGCGCTTTGCCCGTGCTTCACTAACCATGGTAAATCGTAGAGCGAGTCATGTAGTGACGCCACGCTATTGTCAGCCTCCTTTACAAACAAGTAGTTTTGCATCGCGCGATCATCGTCATATCGCATCACCATCGATCAGACTGCAGATATCCTTCCATATATCACCTACCAGGTAGATGAAGAACGAATCGATCAATTCGAGTCGGTCTCTGTGAAGGAGATTCCTTTTAATTCCTTCGCTAATTAGCGAAGAATGATATGGTCTTGGTTGTTGTATCAATTGAGCTATTAACTCTCGTACGAAACAATAGCCGATTGCCGTCGAATCGTTCGATACTAATCATTCGATAAATCATTATTCTGATTACTCGTTTCGATCCGATCCTTTGATGTAAATGTTTACGGCACGTAATTTGTCATCAGAATGTTCTGATCAATGATGTTTCGTCGCGACACTCGCGAAATCTTTCAATTGTCACGTCACCTATCTCAccataaacattttaatcagCCAGCAGATCCGTAGCAATCCGGTATGTTTCATCATCGAGTAGTAAAATCAACTGGAAACGGCAGCTTGCAGTCGAAACAGACTACAGACTGAGACTATAGAGAGCGGAAGTTAATTgaggtttaaaaaaaaaaaaggagaagtACTTTATTTTCGAGCGCAAGCGAGCTGGGCGTTTTCAGAGTGCATGCTAGTTTTGCATCCCGATAAGCGGCGCGGAAACGAGGAGATAATGACCGCGCCGGTACCACTTGCATGCTAAAAGTATTTAGAAGATGTGGCAAGTAAATTGGATTGGATACACAATAGATATGTATTCTTTTCCCTTAGAACTGTTCACCTGGACTCCGTACCGGTATCGCTTCACAAGACCGTAACTGTTCGATGACACCTCGGATTTTCCGTTCCGTCGTGCAAGCTTGCCACGAACAAAGAGgcaaaaattagaattaagtTCTTTCCACTGTCAATTCGTATATTCGCGTCTTTCGTGCGAATCAATTGAAGACGTCGTCATttttattctgaaaaaaaaaaattgccgcGGCTTTCTTAATCTTGATCTGAAGTAGAACCACACTTGAGGAAGGTATATAATATCAATCGCGTGTAAACAATGAAGACTACTACACGGCATGCAAATCGTCGTTGTCGATATATGCCCTGATTAATCTTCCTGGTGTCCCGTAAAGAAAGACGAGCGTTTAATCTGCTGTGGCTGCTGTGCAGCCGAGCGCGAAGGAAGCTACATTAGTGTTCAATGGAATAGGTAATTATAGCTATAATTGGAAGTGGCTCGATTGCTTTATTTTGGAGCAAATAGCATCGCATTGTGAGGAGCagcttaataataaaatgtggcAATAGTCAGTTTACTATGTCGTTTAACTTTGggataaatgtcatttttatgcCTTTcgattttataagtttttcaaACGAGCACCTTGGCAATAATGCCGCGTGACAAATGGTTCCTCTCGTATTCTCTGTAATATATTGAACTTTTGTTTTGatctaacataaaaattttatatacaattaaacaaaatatgttttaatttcaatgtttttacaatttcctcTGCAAAGTTAACAAAGTGAATAaactatatgtataaactAATTTTCTACTATACAAAAGttgaaagattaaatattgaaatttatgaatgACAAAATGTAAAGAAGTAAGAAAAAGATATGACGACGCCGTCGCCAACGAAGCTTGGCTAtgggataaataaaatttagcatattgaatattttaaattggtaaaaagattatatcctgtgagatattttaactacttgattataatttgttgaatATATCTGGAAAGGATACACGAATACGATATGATTTTCAATTAACCGGTTATATCTGTTCAAGTTTAAAGCATAGCAATAATGC is a genomic window of Monomorium pharaonis isolate MP-MQ-018 chromosome 7, ASM1337386v2, whole genome shotgun sequence containing:
- the LOC105828956 gene encoding uncharacterized protein LOC105828956, with translation MTNQMSISFHSTTNMDEHERNLMTGTLEQRKEAFKEDEELMRETTKFISEVIETAATEASKRKLQSEGANAGEGSRLKGGDTIAGWNNRARGFCNRILNALCPCFTNHELFTWTPYRYRFTRP